The Nostoc sp. 'Peltigera membranacea cyanobiont' N6 genome contains the following window.
CATCCAGCAAGTCTTCAATTAGTTGAGTCTGAAGCTTGGCATTGCGCTCAATGGTTTCGAGGGCGCGAGTGGTGGTTGCTTCATCATACTTTTTCGTTTGCAGTAACTTCGACCATCCCAAAATCGGGTTTAGCGGCGTGCGAAGTTCGTGAGAAAGAACCGCCAAAAACTCATCTTTAATCCGGTTAGCTTGGATCAATTCTTCTTTCCGTCGCTGTAACGAATTTATTAACTCGGCGCGTTCCAGAGCAACCGCCACCTGATCGGAGGTTGCTTGCAGTAGAGCAATTTCCCCAGAGGTGAAGTTAGTGCGGGTGCGACTGGCAAAGGAAAGGACACCAAGTAGCTTTCCCTGAGCAATTAACGGTTGACCGGCATAGGCTGTAATTTCCAAATTCTGGAGAATGTGGGCATTTGGATGAGTCGAGTTCAGCACATCATTGACGACAATTTGACGGCGTTCTTGCGCTATTAGTCCGCACATCCCTTGATTAAATTCCAGGTATTCAAGTGCTTGAAATACTTCATCACTGATACCGTTCCAAGCTACTAATCGAAGTTTCTGCTGATTTTCGTGCGTCTCAATTAGATAGTGGAAGTAAAAATGCAAATCCATTTGCGCCGATAGTTTGTTAAACAAGCTGTTCATTAAATCCAAGGGGCGCTCGGTTGAAAGCAAATCACTAGTTGTTTCAGAGAGCAGTTTGAGTCGTTCGCTGCGCTTTTGCAAGGCAAGTTCTGCAAGCTGACGTTCGCGAAGGATGCGTTCGCGTTCGGTGATATCAACTGCAACCCCTCCGACTAGAAGTTGCCCAGAGGTATTTGCAATAGGAAATTTATACACCAAAAATTCGCCCAGAGTGCCATCTATGCGTGGGGCAGACTCGATGGTTTCAACAACCTGATTCGTCTGGGCAACCATTCTAATATTATCAAGGAGGGGTTGAGCGATTTTGGCTGGGTAGAGGTCGAAAATGTTTTTATTAATCGCTTTATTTTTGGCGACATCGAATATGCTCAGATAAGTTGGACTGAGGTAAAGCACACGTCCATCTGCATTGGTAATCCATGCTGCGGCTGGAATATTGTCCATAAAAGCTTGAAATTGCTCTTGACTCTGACTTAGCGCTTTTTTAGCTTGGTTGAGATCGCTAATATCGAGAATGAATGCAACTGATTTCTGCCGCGATTCTCCTAAAAGGGAGTAGCCAACTACAACTGGGACAATAGAACCATCCTTGCGAATACATTCCTTTTCATAAGGTGTACAGGTACCCTTCGCTATGGCCTCGGTAAGAGCTAGTTCATCTAAATATTGATATTCAGATGGCGTGATATCACTCCACCGCAATCTACCTGTCTGGATATCTGCTTGGGTATAGCCCACAATTCGCAAAAACTCGTCGTTGGCTTCAGTGATGCTACCATTCACATCACCAAAGATAATGCCAACTATATTTGCTTTGACAAAACTCCTGAGCCGTTCTTCACTTTCTTGGATCGCTTTCTCAGCTTCCTTGCGATCGCTAATATCTGTAGTACTGCCAACTATACGGACTGCTTTTCCATCAGCATCCCGTTGCACCACTATCCCCTGGTCTAATATATATATGTACTGGTTATCTTGGTTGCGAATGCGATATTCGGCAGCATAGCGATCGCCATTTGCCAAAGCAACTTGTACGCGCTGCAAATCCTCTGGATGAACAAGTTCAAGCCACCAATTACCTGTCGGTTCAGCAATGTCAAGGGAATAGCCCAAAATACGCGTTAACCCATCGGTTCTGTCAACGGTATCCTGTTCTAGATTCCAGTCATAAATAAGACAATTGACCGCAGATGCTGCTAATTCAAAACGCTCGTTAGCTAACCTCAGACGTTCTTCTTTCTCCCGCAAGATTTGTTCGGCTTGTTTGCGTTTGCTCAAATCAACAACAAAGCCAATGACAGTTTCTTCACTGTCTTCCACGAAGACAGAACCGAGCAAAACGGGAACTCTTTTGCCATCTTTGCAGATATATTCTTTCTCAAAAGGTTTGCAGACTCCGGTAGTTTTCAGTTCTTCTACTGAACGTTCGCTCAATAGAAGATACTCAGGTGGGGTAATCTCACGCCACTTTATTTGGTTAACAGACAAATCTTCTCGCGTATAACCGACCATTTTCAGAAAAGCATCATTGGCTTCCATAATGGAGCCGTTCTTGATATCAGTGAGAATGACTCCAATGATATTGGATTCTGCCAGTCGGCTAAACCGCATTTCGCTATTTTGCAACAATTTCAGGCTTGTCTCGGCTTTGCCTCTGGCAGTTCGCAATTCTGAAGAGAGGGCAGTAATTAAGAAGGATACTAGTGAGAATGTGGTTAATTGTACCAAGACGTTCAAGCTGAGTAAATCGAACGAATAGACTGGCTCGATCAAAAAATAGAGCGCACTTATTACAGAAAGAGCGATCGCTAATACTCCAAGTCCCATGCCACCATACGAGGCACTGACTGCCACAGCAGCATAAAATAATGTAAATACGCTCGGATCGAAGACTGGTAGCAACAGTCCTGTCAATAGCAGCGCCGCTATGACTGCTAGAATCATCACACCATAAGTTAGTAACCAAGAGCGCATTATCAAAATTTTTTCGGGTACTTTCACCATCATCTTAAGAGTCCTCCCTTTGCTCCGCTTTTGGGAGATACTCGTTCGCTAGTCTTTTGCCTGGTTCGCCCATCTTTTGTAACATTTCTTCAATCAGCTTTAGTGCCATCTGTGAAGGCACTGTAGATCCGTTCTCCCAGCGATTGACTGTTCGCAGAGAAACTCCCAACTTGGCTGCAAACTTTTCCTGAGATAGATCCAGTTGCTGCCGAAGTTCACGGATTAAATCTGAAATTTTTAGTAGCTTTCCTAGTTCCATAATAGGAAGATTAAGACAGATGTCTCGCCATTTGTCTCCAACTTGAGGAAGAATTTGAACAGTCATTAGTTGTTATCAATTTCATCTTTTGGCGAAATCCAATATTATTTATTAGTCTTTATTGGTTGCTGTTCGCTGATTTAACTCGTTTGCAATAGTTCTGATAACCGTTCGCTGTTTTAAGTGGTGTGACAAAATAAGCTAACTATAAAATAAATATTAAATTTTCTTGGCTATGTGATGCCAAAACAGTATTATCAAACAGTTTGATTATTTTCAAGCATGGCACATTGCTACAAATTTATAGGTAGTGTGCTAAATTAACATGCTTCATACCAAACTGATTTTTTCCACTATAAATACTCTCTATAGCAACCCTATTTGAATTGACAACCAAATATGCAATTGGTTTCAAAATCTGTAGTTAATTTTACTTCTATGGTAAGATTTCAATGGCAAAACTATAAAGCTATAATGCGGTTTTAATCAAATATTTGCCAGATTTTTTACCGCTTTGATTAATCAACACTCCAAAAACCTCCTCAACACTCAACTGGAAAATGCACCAGGTGAAGGCTATATATTTAGCTGGTTTGATTGGTTTTGCCTCTGGTATCCTCCAGGCTGGCTAATTTTATTCAACCGCCATTGGCAGCACTATTACACCGATCCAGATGGTTGGAATTGCCTGGAATATGGATTATTTTTAATTCCTGGCGGATTTTATCTGGCGATGCTAATTCGTTGGTTGCGTCTTGGTTTCCGTTCACCCCGAAAAGAAATTGGTGAATTTGATCCCAAATATCAACAAGCTTTTCGCCAAGAAGTTCTCAGGGCCATTGTCAAATACTATTTTCGGGGAGAATTAAAACAAGTCGAAAACTTGCCGCAAACAGGGCCGTTGATTGTGGCAATGAATCATGCAGGGATGTGTTTTCCTTGGGATTTTTTGACTTTAGGTTATTTATTAAGCGAAGCTAGAGGATGGGTAGTACAACCCGTAGCAAGTCCAGCATTATTCGATCATTCTTGGGTGATTTGGTGGCTACCACCTAAATGGTCGCAGGTTTTGGGCGGTGTGCGAGCCGAGTTAGATGATTTTGAGGCAGCTATGGCCCAAGATAAAATTATCTTATATGCGCCTGAAGGTATCCGCGGCCCTCTGAAAGGTTGGAAAAGACGCTATCAACTAGAAAAGTTTGATGTGAGTTTTGTTAAATTGAGCGATCGCTATCATATTCCCATTTTGCCAGTAGTTTGCATCGGGAGTGAATTTTTACATCCTTGGGCTGTTAATTTCCAGAAATTGCAACGACTAGTCAAATTACCATTTTTGCCTTTCTCACCTTTCATCTTTGTCTTAATTCTGTTTCCGTCAATGGGAATTTGGGCAATGAGAACTCGTTTGAGTTATTATATTCAGCCTTTAGAATCAGCAGAATTGCCTAATCTAAACAAAGGGCGTACAGATGTTTATCGGCAAGCACAAAAATTACGCGAAAAACTGCAAATAAAAATTAATCAGAGACTATTTGTAAAGTAAATATTAAGTAGGGTGTGTTACAGCTTTAGGGACTGACAAATAAAAAAATATCCCAAATTTTCTTGTGGGATGGGCAAGATGCCCATCCCACAAATGAATAATTTATTTCTTGGAAAGCCCTTAGCCTAACGCACAGTCTTATGTGAAAAGATTTGATATCCACCATATACTTGTTCGCGATCGCCTATTCTGGATAAGATTAGTTAATAGTTTTTGCTCTTAATTTGTGTTGCTTATTATTACAATAACTAAATTGATTTTTCCATAATAAAATTTATCAGCTTTTGCCCTCTACGTTCTACTTCTTGCTGCTTCACAATAATAAAATTATGCCTTTCAAAAAAAGGTTTAGCTGTAATACTAGCTTCTGTAAATAACTTTTCAACTCCTAAAGCTTTTGCTTTTGATTCAAGCTGTTCTAAGATTTTTTTACCAACCCCTTTTCTTTGAAAATCTTTATGACAGTAAAAACGATCGATATGTCCATTAGCCTCTAATTCACCAAAACCAATAATTTTACCATTCTCCTCTGCTACATAAGTAAACTTACTTCCTAAACCTTTAATCCAAACATCAATATTCATATTTGCTGGTGCCCAAGCATCTACTTGTTCTTGTGTATAATCACGAATATTCACTTCATGAATAGTGTCGTAGAACAATTTCATAATTTCTGCGGTATCAGCGATTTCGTATATTCTTAATCTCATTTTTTTCAAAAATAAAATATGAGTCCTATAAAAATATTATCAGCGCTGGTGGAACTACTTCAGGTTCCGAATGCAGTCTTTTGCCCACACCAGCAGGACTTACGCAAATAACATAGGTAGGCGCAAAGCGATATTGCGCCTACGTGAATTACCTTAGAGAGCGTGTAGTTTTGCGTAAGTCATAAGCAGAATTTATCAGATTAAATCTGGTATACAAAATTTATATAGTACAAATATACTATTTTACTGCTAAAATGCCTTAGAAGTCAGCTAGCCTTACTTGAGGTAGTATGAAAAAAATCTCAGACACGGACAAAAAGCCCATTTTGCTGAAAGTCTCGATGTTGCAGCCTACACCTGTAACTACTGCAATTGTGCCACTGCAACCCCAACAGGAGAAAATCGTCAGCGAACGGGAGCGTTTGATAACACAAGTCGAGCGGATTAATCGGATGGCGGGAGAGTTAGAGGCAGCGATATTGGAGTTGAAAGCGATCGCAAACACACTCAATAGTCAAAAACGTTACCCACTCTTAAAGAAGGAGCTAGGTAAACAGATTTGTCAGTATTTCGCAGTTAGCGTCCCTTGGGTAAAACGAAAGCCTGACGAATCATTTATTTTGACAACGCGAAAAGTTGATTTATTTCGAGCCGAAAGGGAAGCCGCACTGCTAGCACAACAACTTCGTCAGCAAAGCAAAAAAAGATTAGCATCGCAGCGACACAGAAAAAACAAAAGTCGGGTGGAGACTGACATAAGACGTTTGTGCCAAAAGGCATTAGTCAACAAATCTTAAAATTATCAACATTCAACGGCAGTTCACGCCTGGGGTTGTAACAGTTATGCTGATTGAAGTGGCAGAAGGAACTTCTTCGTTAAAATTGCTAGATATTACACTGCCATTACTAATTGCCAACAAATATGGTTGCAATTAGACAAAACTGCCCTAATCTTTGCACTTCCGTAAACCGGAGTGTAACATCAGGGACAATCAATCAGCGCACAGAAGAGGTAAAAAGAAGGTGTTAAAGACACTTTTAGTAATTGCCGTTGGTTTTTTACCGTCCCTGATTTCCCTGTGGGCGATCCGCAAAACCCATGCGCGATCGCGCCTACGGATGAGGCAAGCAGCCATGAATTTTCAAGCGGTGCAGGGACGGCAAAACCTTAGACCTGTTGAAGGCGATCGCTATTATTTAGAAGGGGTGGGTTATCTGATTGGCGATATCAGCTGCAAATTTAATGCCCGTTCTGGTTACATGCGTTGTGCTGTTAATCCCGCCGGCCCATGTAACGGTTGCCGTCACTACGAGCCTAAAGGATTACCTGGCAGCGAAAAAGGGATTTAAAAGTACTTACTTAGTAGTAAACTGAACTGACAAAACGATCCCTAAATAGAACCGGGGAATGATAAAATCATTACTAATTATAATAATTTGTATTTAGAAGCACTTTGAATATTTGTCTTTGCATGGTGAAATAAGAGTGATTTAATAGAATTCGTGCAAAAGTTTAAATCTGCGTCATTTTGTTTGCAAATTATGAAAGTTAGCATGAACTTTTGCCGAATATCTAATAACTACATGATTATTTAACGATGAACAACGCGATCGCTCAGACAACAGCATTATTATCAACTTGCGCTTTGCTACTAACAGGCTGTGGTGGTGGCGGTGGCTCTGTGACAAATACTCCAACTAGTACTACAAACAACACTACAACTAACACTACCCAGACAACGACTACATCAGGTGCTATTCCCATCGGCATTGCCTTAGCACAAACCAGCAACGTAGCATTACTTGGTCAAGAGGGATTTGTGGGAGCCAGAATCGCCGAGAAGTATTTCAATAGTAAAGGTGGCATTAATGGCACTCCGATTAAATTAGTAAGTCAAGATACTAGCGGTGATGAAGCTGGAGCAATTAATGCTTTTCAAACTTTAATTAACAAAGATAAAGTTGTCGGCATTGTTGGCCCTACTTTGTCACAGCAAGCTTTTAGTGCTGACCCCATAGCCGAACGTGCTAAAGTTCCAGTTATTGGAGCATCGAATACTGCGAACGGAATTCCAGAAATTGGTGATTATATAGCTCGTGTATCCGCCCCCGTTTCTAAGGTTGCCCCGAATTCGCTGAAAGCTGCACTCAAGCAGAATCCTCAAATTAAAAAAGTAGCAGTTTTTTACGCCCAGAATGATGCATTTAATAAATCAGAAACGGAGATTTTTCAACAAGCAGTTAGAGAACAAGGGCTAGAATTAGTAACAGTTCAAAAGTTCCAAACTACTGATACAGACTTTCAAGCCCAAGCTACTAATGCAATTAACTTAAAACCAGATTTAGTAATTATTTCGGGGCTAGCTGCTGATGGTGGTAACTTAGTACGGCAACTGCGAGAACTGGGTTATAAAGGCATAATTATTGGTGGGAATGGTCTAAATACACCTAATGTTTTATCAGTGTGTAAAGCCCTTTGCGATGGTGTGCTGATTGCTCAAGCTTACAGTCCTGAGTATCCTGGTGAGATTAATAAAGTATTTCGCCAAGCCTATATTGAGCAATACAAGAAAGAACCAGCCCAATTTACTGGACAATCCTTCACAGCAGTGCAGGTATATGTTGAAGCTCTGAAAAAGTTGGATAAAAAATCTAAAATCAGCACATTACCTCTTGATAAACTGCGGACAGAATTAAACAAGGAAATACTCTCTGGAGAGTATGATACTCCTTTAGGTAAGATTGGTTTTACACCAGTAGGTGATGTAGTTCAAAGCGAATTTTATGTCGCCCAAATTAAGATGGATAAAGATGGAAACACTGGAAAATTCGTATTTATAAAATAGTTGCAATATGGATATCACTCTATTTTTGCAACAATTTCTGAACGGATTATCTATTGGTAGTATCTATGCAATTTTTGCATTGGGATATACCTTAGTGTATTCGATTTTGGGCATCATTAATTTAGCTCATGGTGCAATTTTCACCCTGGGCGCATATTTCACCTATGCTCTCATGGGTGGTAGCTTTGGATTTAATGGCTTACTAGCTAATGCAGCCTTGCCGATCAAATTACCATTTGCTATAGCCTTAATCTTAGGAAGTACCTTAGCGGGATTGATAGGGGTTGTGATGGAACGGGTTGCTTTTCAACCTTTGCGCCGTCAAGGATCTGATCCTTTACTAACTGTTGTTTCCAGTTTGGGGGTAGCAGTGGTAATTGTGAACTTGATTCAGTATTTGGTAGGCGCAGAAAGTTACACATACCCCGCAGATACTTATGGGAATTTACCACCTTCTATTAACTTTGGTACTCAAGAAAAGGAAATTCCTATTCGCACCGTTCAAATAATAATTTTTGCTGTATCAGTTGGAATTGTGGCAATTATTACCTACTTTATAAATCGCACTAAGTATGGTAAAGCAATGCAAGCGATCGCAGAAGATCCAACTACAGCTAGTTTATTAGGGATTAATAGCGATCGCTTTATCATCCTAACATTCTTCATCAGCAGTTTTTTAGCAGGATTGGCAGGAACTTTAGTCGCTTCTAGTGTTAGTATTGCCGGGCCATATTTCGGCATTGCATTTGGATTGCGGGGTTTAGCAGTAATTGTCTTAGGTGGTTTAGGTAGTATTCCCGGCGCAGTTTTAGGAGGATTACTCATTGGATTAGTTGAAGCTTTTGTGCCGGCAGAATATTCGGGTTACAAAGAAGCTGTAGCTTATGGAATATTATTTATCATGTTGTTAGTTAGACCCCAAGGTTTGCTAGGTCGTCGGTTTATTCAGAAAGTTTAAAGAGATGTAGGGCGATGAAAACATACACTAAACAAAAATTAACTTTCGATGATTTTTTGGAACAGTGTCCAGAGGAAGGTTTATATGAACTTGTGGATGGAGAAATTGTAGAAGTGCGTGCAACTAGAAATCATGATGATGTAGCTGATTTTGCGGCTGACTCTTTCAAAGATGAAATTAAACGTCTAAATCTGAATTACGTAGTAAAAAATACAGCAGTCTTTAGAACTATAACTGTCAATGGAATAGAACAAGGGCGCAAGCCTGATGTCAGTGTTATAGATAAAGATGTATGGCGCTCAAATCGTTCTGCTTATTCTGCACTTGAAGAACCCATCCAGTTGGCTATCGAGGTAACATCAACTAATTGGGAAGATGACTACATTGATAAATTAGATGAATATCAACGGTTAGGTATTACAGAATATTGGATTGTAGATTATTTGGCAATTGGTTCAAGAGAGTATTTGGGAAATCCCAAAGTTCCGACTGTGTTTGTTTTTCTATTAGATGCTGAGGGTAAATATCAACGTACATATTTTAGAGGTTCCGAACGAATCGTGTCACGGACTTTTCCTGAACTGGCGCTAACAGCAGAGCAAATATTAACAGCTTAATCAAAATATTTTACAATGGCTGAATTTTTCTCTACTTATGAATCACCAATAGTCTACATG
Protein-coding sequences here:
- a CDS encoding branched-chain amino acid ABC transporter permease, whose protein sequence is MDITLFLQQFLNGLSIGSIYAIFALGYTLVYSILGIINLAHGAIFTLGAYFTYALMGGSFGFNGLLANAALPIKLPFAIALILGSTLAGLIGVVMERVAFQPLRRQGSDPLLTVVSSLGVAVVIVNLIQYLVGAESYTYPADTYGNLPPSINFGTQEKEIPIRTVQIIIFAVSVGIVAIITYFINRTKYGKAMQAIAEDPTTASLLGINSDRFIILTFFISSFLAGLAGTLVASSVSIAGPYFGIAFGLRGLAVIVLGGLGSIPGAVLGGLLIGLVEAFVPAEYSGYKEAVAYGILFIMLLVRPQGLLGRRFIQKV
- a CDS encoding ABC transporter substrate-binding protein — protein: MNNAIAQTTALLSTCALLLTGCGGGGGSVTNTPTSTTNNTTTNTTQTTTTSGAIPIGIALAQTSNVALLGQEGFVGARIAEKYFNSKGGINGTPIKLVSQDTSGDEAGAINAFQTLINKDKVVGIVGPTLSQQAFSADPIAERAKVPVIGASNTANGIPEIGDYIARVSAPVSKVAPNSLKAALKQNPQIKKVAVFYAQNDAFNKSETEIFQQAVREQGLELVTVQKFQTTDTDFQAQATNAINLKPDLVIISGLAADGGNLVRQLRELGYKGIIIGGNGLNTPNVLSVCKALCDGVLIAQAYSPEYPGEINKVFRQAYIEQYKKEPAQFTGQSFTAVQVYVEALKKLDKKSKISTLPLDKLRTELNKEILSGEYDTPLGKIGFTPVGDVVQSEFYVAQIKMDKDGNTGKFVFIK
- a CDS encoding helix-turn-helix domain-containing protein, encoding MTVQILPQVGDKWRDICLNLPIMELGKLLKISDLIRELRQQLDLSQEKFAAKLGVSLRTVNRWENGSTVPSQMALKLIEEMLQKMGEPGKRLANEYLPKAEQREDS
- a CDS encoding DUF6464 family protein; the protein is MLKTLLVIAVGFLPSLISLWAIRKTHARSRLRMRQAAMNFQAVQGRQNLRPVEGDRYYLEGVGYLIGDISCKFNARSGYMRCAVNPAGPCNGCRHYEPKGLPGSEKGI
- a CDS encoding GNAT family N-acetyltransferase; this translates as MRLRIYEIADTAEIMKLFYDTIHEVNIRDYTQEQVDAWAPANMNIDVWIKGLGSKFTYVAEENGKIIGFGELEANGHIDRFYCHKDFQRKGVGKKILEQLESKAKALGVEKLFTEASITAKPFFERHNFIIVKQQEVERRGQKLINFIMEKSI
- a CDS encoding hybrid sensor histidine kinase/response regulator; its protein translation is MMVKVPEKILIMRSWLLTYGVMILAVIAALLLTGLLLPVFDPSVFTLFYAAVAVSASYGGMGLGVLAIALSVISALYFLIEPVYSFDLLSLNVLVQLTTFSLVSFLITALSSELRTARGKAETSLKLLQNSEMRFSRLAESNIIGVILTDIKNGSIMEANDAFLKMVGYTREDLSVNQIKWREITPPEYLLLSERSVEELKTTGVCKPFEKEYICKDGKRVPVLLGSVFVEDSEETVIGFVVDLSKRKQAEQILREKEERLRLANERFELAASAVNCLIYDWNLEQDTVDRTDGLTRILGYSLDIAEPTGNWWLELVHPEDLQRVQVALANGDRYAAEYRIRNQDNQYIYILDQGIVVQRDADGKAVRIVGSTTDISDRKEAEKAIQESEERLRSFVKANIVGIIFGDVNGSITEANDEFLRIVGYTQADIQTGRLRWSDITPSEYQYLDELALTEAIAKGTCTPYEKECIRKDGSIVPVVVGYSLLGESRQKSVAFILDISDLNQAKKALSQSQEQFQAFMDNIPAAAWITNADGRVLYLSPTYLSIFDVAKNKAINKNIFDLYPAKIAQPLLDNIRMVAQTNQVVETIESAPRIDGTLGEFLVYKFPIANTSGQLLVGGVAVDITERERILRERQLAELALQKRSERLKLLSETTSDLLSTERPLDLMNSLFNKLSAQMDLHFYFHYLIETHENQQKLRLVAWNGISDEVFQALEYLEFNQGMCGLIAQERRQIVVNDVLNSTHPNAHILQNLEITAYAGQPLIAQGKLLGVLSFASRTRTNFTSGEIALLQATSDQVAVALERAELINSLQRRKEELIQANRIKDEFLAVLSHELRTPLNPILGWSKLLQTKKYDEATTTRALETIERNAKLQTQLIEDLLDVSRILQGKLSLNIAPVNLEMAIASAIETVRLAAQAKSINLRFTISDFGLENYHINLESIDLNNQPDNLKSQIQVALPAPQRCDSKFIVTGDSGRLQQVIWNLLSNAIKFTPQGGEVEISLESIGSQAQLRVSDTGKGISPDFLPFVFDYFRQADGATTRKFGGLGLGLAIVRHIVELHGGTVKAESLGEEQGATFTVMIPTIEIHPDSHQIDRQPDRLPDLNGVKVLLVDDERDTRELIAFILEQSGAVVTQAASAVEALQTMPQFQPNLLLSDIGMPEVDGYMLIRQIRAMSPEQGGTIPAIALTAYAGEADRHQAIAAGFGQHITKPVEPAKLIRAIANLIYSRSDLR
- a CDS encoding 1-acyl-sn-glycerol-3-phosphate acyltransferase, with product MINQHSKNLLNTQLENAPGEGYIFSWFDWFCLWYPPGWLILFNRHWQHYYTDPDGWNCLEYGLFLIPGGFYLAMLIRWLRLGFRSPRKEIGEFDPKYQQAFRQEVLRAIVKYYFRGELKQVENLPQTGPLIVAMNHAGMCFPWDFLTLGYLLSEARGWVVQPVASPALFDHSWVIWWLPPKWSQVLGGVRAELDDFEAAMAQDKIILYAPEGIRGPLKGWKRRYQLEKFDVSFVKLSDRYHIPILPVVCIGSEFLHPWAVNFQKLQRLVKLPFLPFSPFIFVLILFPSMGIWAMRTRLSYYIQPLESAELPNLNKGRTDVYRQAQKLREKLQIKINQRLFVK
- a CDS encoding Uma2 family endonuclease, which produces MKTYTKQKLTFDDFLEQCPEEGLYELVDGEIVEVRATRNHDDVADFAADSFKDEIKRLNLNYVVKNTAVFRTITVNGIEQGRKPDVSVIDKDVWRSNRSAYSALEEPIQLAIEVTSTNWEDDYIDKLDEYQRLGITEYWIVDYLAIGSREYLGNPKVPTVFVFLLDAEGKYQRTYFRGSERIVSRTFPELALTAEQILTA